The proteins below come from a single Eubacterium limosum genomic window:
- a CDS encoding MFS transporter, which translates to MTNQEMNSNDQNKQEKIGWYSWVVALLCLCTYAVSFISRNIWSTAIPVAAPDLGISMTQAGGLVTAYYVGYVAMNFFSGFFVDKFGPRKSLAVSSLLTAVFTLAIPFSRSYTILFILRVLAGMASGPLFSGCAKMNLGWFDDKRRATAMGFIMTGPALGNVIASGVFPSVITGQGWQMAFTYGGIIALVVAVLFFIFAKERGVAKASGSSVQKTPEEKQKDRQGAFRILTTRTLMLATLAQFLAIGANNGFTTWIMKFFVDTQGFTLAAAGGIFAASSAMKLFSGTLSGIASDLLKSRKKVAILCGVITCITVVCLTQFKDTAILWVIMLIYGLFSSGLGNPVNTMATETAKGPFAGTVMGIYNALCQLGSVVFPALLGMLLDIAGGSFFAVLMVIAGSYLIAAVSAACMKETYGKTSDEIQEK; encoded by the coding sequence ATGACAAACCAAGAAATGAATTCAAACGACCAAAATAAACAGGAAAAAATTGGTTGGTACAGCTGGGTGGTTGCCCTGCTCTGCTTGTGCACCTATGCCGTTTCGTTTATATCCAGAAATATCTGGAGTACCGCTATTCCGGTAGCAGCTCCAGATTTAGGGATATCAATGACTCAGGCGGGGGGCTTAGTAACAGCATACTATGTCGGTTATGTTGCAATGAACTTTTTCTCAGGGTTCTTTGTAGACAAATTTGGGCCGCGAAAATCCTTGGCGGTATCTTCATTACTGACGGCAGTATTCACTTTGGCAATACCTTTTTCAAGAAGCTACACGATCTTATTTATTTTAAGAGTTTTAGCTGGTATGGCCAGCGGGCCACTGTTTTCAGGCTGTGCCAAGATGAATTTGGGATGGTTTGATGATAAACGCAGAGCTACGGCCATGGGATTCATTATGACAGGTCCAGCTTTGGGGAATGTTATTGCATCAGGTGTATTTCCAAGTGTTATAACCGGCCAGGGATGGCAGATGGCTTTTACCTATGGCGGTATTATCGCTTTGGTCGTTGCTGTTTTGTTTTTTATCTTTGCAAAAGAGAGAGGGGTCGCAAAGGCATCGGGATCAAGTGTACAGAAAACGCCGGAGGAAAAACAAAAAGACCGGCAGGGGGCTTTTCGTATTTTGACAACCCGAACATTAATGCTGGCCACACTGGCACAGTTTTTGGCCATTGGTGCAAATAATGGCTTCACAACATGGATTATGAAATTCTTTGTCGATACGCAGGGATTTACACTGGCAGCCGCCGGAGGAATTTTTGCCGCATCTTCAGCAATGAAATTGTTTAGCGGTACGCTCTCAGGAATTGCGTCAGACCTACTGAAATCCAGGAAAAAAGTAGCGATTCTGTGTGGGGTCATTACCTGTATTACAGTAGTTTGTCTGACACAGTTCAAAGATACCGCGATTCTCTGGGTAATTATGTTGATTTATGGACTGTTCTCATCAGGTTTAGGGAATCCTGTCAACACTATGGCCACAGAAACAGCTAAGGGCCCCTTTGCAGGGACTGTAATGGGAATTTATAATGCCTTGTGTCAATTGGGCTCTGTTGTATTTCCAGCTTTGCTGGGGATGCTTCTTGATATTGCCGGTGGAAGCTTCTTTGCGGTACTCATGGTAATCGCGGGTTCCTATCTTATCGCAGCGGTTTCAGCCGCGTGTATGAAGGAAACCTATGGCAAGACCAGTGATGAGATTCAGGAAAAATAA
- a CDS encoding uroporphyrinogen decarboxylase family protein, whose product MFKSKEVEAAYNRRLGRYMAAIRMESVDRVPLAFNTCYYAEKNSGYNFQEILYDPEKWADCEFKFAEKYPEVDTFRSNIAYAPTWDVLDYQLYRIPGREISPNSLQQFVESDWMKEDEYQQFIDDPVKYKMEVYFPRIFGEYKEKGSIRSYMAFLKSGFLQGIIGTINKSRASRLKYDYGFPGTTQSQLTAPFDILSDNYRGLRGIMRDMFKKQDEIIDACEKLMEINLNNCAALVDPKKQMPIFIATHKPCFMSPKQFDKFYWPTFYKGIMTMIEAGYTFRIFLEGNWEPHWDHLADFPKGSVLFDVDNEADIFKAKEAFGYKNCISGGIPTDMMILGTPDDIKERVKLLCETVGKDGGWIPQGGGHIPEDCKPENFQALIDAVNEYGRYTDGPAPMPEEAYNQDKKLELPSVKNVVTPWDMYRDDHGWKITGDEELIESNWNKLERMAYSWIIRS is encoded by the coding sequence ATGTTCAAATCAAAAGAAGTTGAGGCGGCCTATAACAGGCGACTGGGAAGATATATGGCAGCGATTCGTATGGAGTCTGTTGACCGTGTACCACTTGCCTTTAATACATGCTATTACGCGGAAAAGAATTCAGGCTATAATTTTCAGGAAATCCTTTATGATCCGGAAAAATGGGCGGACTGTGAATTTAAATTTGCAGAAAAATATCCTGAGGTGGATACATTTAGAAGTAATATCGCTTATGCACCAACCTGGGATGTTTTAGACTACCAACTTTATCGTATACCCGGAAGAGAGATCAGCCCTAACTCATTACAACAGTTTGTGGAATCGGACTGGATGAAGGAAGATGAATATCAACAGTTTATTGACGACCCTGTTAAATATAAAATGGAAGTCTATTTTCCAAGAATTTTTGGGGAGTATAAGGAAAAAGGATCAATCCGTTCCTATATGGCTTTTCTGAAATCAGGTTTTCTGCAGGGGATTATCGGAACAATCAATAAAAGCAGAGCTTCAAGATTAAAATATGATTACGGTTTCCCCGGAACAACTCAAAGCCAACTGACAGCGCCCTTTGATATCCTTTCAGATAATTATCGTGGGCTCCGTGGTATTATGCGGGATATGTTTAAAAAACAGGATGAAATTATAGATGCCTGTGAAAAACTGATGGAAATTAATTTAAATAACTGCGCTGCGCTTGTTGATCCTAAAAAGCAGATGCCAATTTTCATAGCGACACATAAACCATGCTTTATGTCACCCAAACAATTTGATAAATTCTACTGGCCTACCTTCTATAAAGGCATTATGACGATGATTGAAGCTGGCTATACCTTTAGAATTTTTCTTGAAGGCAACTGGGAGCCACATTGGGATCATTTGGCTGATTTTCCCAAAGGGAGTGTTTTGTTTGATGTTGACAATGAAGCGGATATCTTTAAGGCCAAAGAGGCCTTTGGCTATAAGAATTGTATTTCGGGAGGAATACCAACGGATATGATGATTTTGGGGACGCCAGATGACATTAAAGAAAGAGTTAAACTGCTCTGTGAAACGGTTGGAAAAGATGGAGGATGGATACCACAGGGGGGCGGTCATATTCCGGAAGATTGTAAACCAGAAAACTTCCAGGCACTCATCGACGCCGTCAATGAGTACGGTCGCTATACAGACGGTCCTGCCCCAATGCCGGAAGAAGCTTATAATCAGGATAAAAAACTTGAACTCCCTTCAGTTAAAAATGTTGTTACTCCTTGGGATATGTATAGAGATGACCACGGCTGGAAAATAACGGGAGACGAGGAGTTAATTGAGAGTAACTGGAATAAGTTAGAACGTATGGCATATTCCTGGATTATCAGATCATAA
- a CDS encoding cobalamin B12-binding domain-containing protein → MSKLAEAIRDLEDELALQIVEEEIAQGRNPLDIVAEANEGLVMVGDLFGEETYYLGELMFSVEIMESIMKKLTPLLESSGEGQGNKGKIVIGTVHGDIHDVGKNIVISLLRSSGFEVIDLGIDVSTGDFVDAVRDTDTKVLGLSALLNTTYPEMKSVIDALKEAGVRDQVKVIIGGTICTDLYGSSQRIYWCRRICDPGNGWCRILQRGL, encoded by the coding sequence ATGAGCAAATTAGCAGAAGCGATCAGAGATCTTGAAGACGAATTAGCATTGCAGATTGTCGAAGAAGAAATTGCACAGGGGAGAAATCCATTGGATATTGTAGCGGAAGCCAATGAAGGACTGGTGATGGTTGGAGACCTGTTTGGAGAAGAAACCTACTATCTTGGTGAGCTAATGTTTTCTGTTGAGATTATGGAATCTATTATGAAAAAACTTACTCCACTATTAGAATCTTCAGGGGAAGGCCAGGGTAATAAGGGGAAAATCGTCATTGGAACAGTTCACGGCGATATTCATGATGTCGGAAAAAATATTGTTATCAGTCTGTTGAGAAGCTCAGGTTTTGAAGTGATTGATCTGGGGATTGATGTATCGACTGGAGATTTTGTAGATGCTGTAAGGGATACAGATACAAAAGTGCTGGGATTAAGCGCATTGTTAAATACCACCTATCCTGAGATGAAAAGTGTCATTGATGCTTTAAAAGAGGCCGGTGTGAGAGATCAGGTTAAAGTGATCATCGGAGGAACGATCTGTACGGATCTGTACGGAAGCAGTCAGAGAATTTACTGGTGCAGACGCATTTGCGACCCAGGCAATGGATGGTGTAGAATTCTGCAACGAGGTTTATAG
- a CDS encoding SLC13 family permease, whose protein sequence is MRKRVIGLFLCLAVLLFYPSLPVPEGLGIIGVKTLVLLVIAVLLWITEVIPLGISSIFLLVLPLMMGVSTLKETLTAFPNPTIFFVLATFGIAAAISRVPTTKRILLFLLKKLGGNINRFILAIMIATAFISSIMSNIPATVMFMTIALSFLTLYDTEAEKQRTGRAVMIALPVAGMIGGIITPAGSSNNILALELLKEYANISIRFVDWIGICLPVAIILLPVAWILIIKIFKPASIEKVKIDSFVLKLKQIEKPELKEKLVVVIIFVMVILWILSSWFPNLNVTVIAICGLAVMFLPGIDILSWKDFKDEVSWDVILMVGCVLCIGNLILKNGVAAWFAEIMFKIEAGTNIFLLILQLAAFMYLMQLILPNAPAVITSTTLPVTIVAAELGINAAVLVVPLCIFSSWTMILPLSAVPMMTFSKGYYAMSDIGKVGIPVLILLAFILAAWIPVACKILL, encoded by the coding sequence ATGCGAAAAAGAGTCATTGGTTTATTTCTCTGTTTAGCAGTGCTTTTATTTTATCCTTCACTGCCTGTTCCGGAGGGCTTGGGAATAATTGGCGTTAAAACATTGGTTTTGCTGGTGATAGCAGTGCTGCTTTGGATAACAGAGGTGATTCCGCTTGGAATAAGCAGTATTTTTTTACTTGTTTTGCCCTTAATGATGGGGGTGTCCACATTAAAGGAGACATTGACGGCTTTTCCAAATCCTACGATCTTCTTTGTATTGGCTACTTTTGGGATAGCAGCCGCCATTTCCAGAGTACCGACAACAAAAAGAATACTGTTATTTTTACTAAAGAAGCTGGGGGGCAATATCAATCGGTTTATTTTGGCCATTATGATTGCAACAGCATTCATTTCATCAATTATGTCAAATATTCCTGCTACAGTCATGTTTATGACAATTGCACTCAGTTTTTTGACATTGTATGATACAGAAGCAGAGAAACAGCGAACAGGCAGAGCCGTAATGATCGCTTTACCTGTTGCGGGGATGATTGGTGGTATTATTACACCAGCTGGCAGCTCTAACAATATTCTGGCGTTGGAGCTTTTGAAAGAATATGCGAATATTTCCATCCGCTTTGTAGACTGGATAGGTATTTGTCTGCCGGTTGCCATCATTCTTTTACCGGTTGCCTGGATTTTGATTATAAAGATTTTTAAGCCAGCGTCCATTGAAAAGGTGAAAATTGACAGCTTTGTTCTCAAGCTTAAACAGATTGAAAAGCCTGAGCTGAAAGAAAAGCTGGTGGTTGTGATTATTTTTGTAATGGTAATCTTATGGATACTCAGTTCCTGGTTTCCAAATTTAAATGTAACGGTTATTGCAATTTGTGGGTTGGCAGTCATGTTTTTACCGGGGATTGATATCCTCAGTTGGAAAGATTTTAAGGATGAGGTAAGCTGGGATGTTATTTTAATGGTTGGATGTGTGCTCTGTATTGGCAACCTGATTTTAAAAAATGGCGTCGCGGCTTGGTTTGCAGAGATAATGTTTAAAATTGAAGCCGGGACAAATATTTTTCTTTTAATCCTTCAATTGGCGGCGTTTATGTATTTAATGCAGCTCATTCTTCCAAATGCGCCTGCAGTCATTACCTCCACAACACTTCCCGTTACAATTGTAGCAGCAGAATTGGGAATTAATGCGGCTGTACTGGTCGTACCTTTATGTATCTTTTCAAGCTGGACAATGATTTTACCACTTTCAGCCGTTCCGATGATGACTTTTTCAAAAGGCTATTATGCCATGTCTGATATTGGAAAGGTGGGAATTCCAGTATTAATATTGCTTGCCTTTATCTTAGCTGCATGGATTCCTGTAGCCTGTAAAATTCTATTATAA
- a CDS encoding ABC transporter permease — protein MLKVKNKKAVGRIALKSFKANKLRNLIAIVAIALTTILFTTLFTMGTGVVETFQQQTIRQAGGDGHAVLKYLNDEEFDKIKKHPLIKEISYDRLMADSVDNPELLKRRSEMWYKDDTGLKFAGIHLTEGQKPQSANEIITDTKTLDMLGLPHEIGTTVPLTYTIQDQVFTRNFILSGYWESDPVFNVGQIYVSQAFVSENADILSQADPGDGQMAGVVNAYILFRNSFNLDAKLHQVITESGFNASDSEAPDYIASNVNWAYLSSNFSLSPATVLAASSAIILIVFTGYLIIYNIFQISVIRDIRFYGLLKTIGTTGRQIRHILNRQAVLLSAIGIPIGLIIGFFTGKALIPILLSASNYSADNGVYVSLNPLIFVGSALFAIVTVFISTRKPGRVASRVSPIEAVRYTEGGKERKKQKKSTDGGRLYRMALSNLGRSRGRTILVIISLSLSLVLLNTVFTLSRGLDMEKYVSRWANTDFVIAHADYFNYDYTGPENTLSDSFIQLVESQPGFEAGGRVFGGKSQNIKMDNPPGETEYSKNGEQVFASVYGVDPFVLDKLTVLEGTADAEKLASGNYIIAAYECDDYGNPYPYSAPFSLGQSVTLYDKNGTPHTYEVLAKSKVNLNVASDRSSWGYNFYLPSEVYSSLDPDQPLMEYTFDVSDSLEGEMEAFLKNYTEKSEPTMDYESRELIINEFESMRQMILVIGGILTFIIGLIGILNFVNSILTSIITRRREFAMLQSIGMTGSQLTKMLCLEGLYYALGTMLFSLVLGILFSSIILRGVTASLWFFSYHFIITPLLITYPILLALSVLIPVISYRSTVKQSIVERLREAE, from the coding sequence ATGCTTAAGGTCAAAAATAAAAAAGCCGTGGGCAGGATCGCTCTCAAGAGCTTTAAAGCCAATAAGCTCCGCAATCTCATCGCCATTGTGGCCATTGCCCTGACCACCATCCTGTTCACCACGCTTTTCACCATGGGCACCGGCGTAGTAGAAACCTTTCAGCAGCAGACCATCCGTCAGGCCGGCGGGGACGGGCACGCGGTTTTAAAGTACCTGAACGATGAAGAATTTGACAAAATCAAAAAACATCCTCTGATTAAAGAGATCAGCTACGACCGCCTGATGGCAGACTCAGTAGACAATCCAGAACTGCTGAAACGCCGGTCTGAGATGTGGTATAAAGACGATACAGGCCTAAAATTTGCAGGCATCCACCTGACAGAAGGACAGAAGCCCCAGTCTGCCAACGAGATCATCACCGATACTAAAACCCTCGACATGTTGGGCCTGCCTCACGAGATTGGCACCACTGTTCCCTTGACTTACACCATCCAAGACCAGGTTTTTACCCGAAACTTTATTCTTTCCGGTTACTGGGAAAGTGACCCGGTTTTTAATGTCGGGCAGATTTATGTCTCCCAGGCTTTTGTCTCTGAAAATGCTGATATTCTCAGCCAGGCTGACCCGGGAGACGGCCAAATGGCCGGAGTGGTAAATGCCTATATCCTATTTAGAAACAGCTTTAATCTCGATGCCAAGCTTCATCAGGTGATCACCGAGAGTGGCTTCAACGCTTCGGATTCCGAAGCGCCTGACTACATTGCCTCCAATGTCAACTGGGCTTACCTGTCCTCAAACTTCTCATTAAGCCCTGCCACTGTTCTGGCCGCTTCATCTGCCATTATCCTCATTGTGTTCACAGGCTATCTGATTATCTACAATATTTTTCAGATATCCGTTATCCGGGATATTCGTTTTTATGGCCTGTTAAAAACCATTGGAACGACTGGGCGGCAGATTCGGCATATCCTTAACCGGCAGGCTGTTCTGCTTTCAGCCATCGGTATTCCCATTGGTCTGATTATTGGCTTTTTCACCGGGAAAGCACTGATTCCCATTCTTTTATCGGCCAGTAACTACAGCGCGGATAACGGTGTTTATGTCTCACTGAACCCGCTGATTTTTGTCGGCTCTGCCCTGTTTGCCATTGTGACAGTTTTCATCAGCACACGCAAGCCTGGGCGTGTTGCCTCCAGAGTATCCCCCATTGAGGCGGTTCGTTATACCGAAGGTGGAAAAGAACGAAAAAAACAGAAAAAATCAACAGACGGCGGCAGGCTTTACCGCATGGCCTTGTCCAATCTCGGCCGCAGCCGGGGAAGAACGATCCTTGTAATCATTTCACTGTCTCTGAGCCTCGTGCTCCTGAACACAGTATTCACGCTGTCTAGAGGGCTGGACATGGAAAAATACGTAAGCCGATGGGCCAACACAGACTTTGTTATTGCCCACGCTGATTATTTTAATTATGACTATACAGGCCCTGAGAACACTCTGTCTGACAGCTTTATCCAATTGGTCGAATCTCAGCCAGGCTTTGAAGCGGGCGGACGGGTCTTTGGCGGAAAAAGCCAGAACATCAAAATGGACAATCCTCCCGGAGAAACCGAATACAGCAAAAATGGTGAGCAGGTTTTCGCCTCTGTATACGGTGTGGACCCTTTCGTACTGGATAAACTCACGGTCTTAGAGGGAACTGCAGACGCTGAAAAGCTTGCTAGCGGAAACTACATCATTGCCGCTTATGAGTGTGACGATTACGGCAATCCCTATCCTTACAGTGCTCCTTTCAGCCTTGGCCAGTCCGTTACCCTGTATGACAAGAATGGTACGCCGCATACTTACGAGGTGCTGGCAAAATCCAAAGTAAACCTGAACGTGGCATCGGACCGAAGCAGCTGGGGCTACAACTTCTATCTCCCATCCGAGGTGTACAGCAGTCTTGACCCCGACCAGCCTCTGATGGAGTACACCTTTGACGTATCTGACAGCCTGGAGGGTGAAATGGAAGCCTTCCTGAAAAATTATACTGAAAAGAGTGAGCCCACAATGGACTACGAATCCCGCGAGCTCATTATCAACGAATTTGAGAGCATGCGGCAGATGATTCTGGTCATCGGCGGTATTCTGACTTTTATCATCGGTCTCATTGGTATCCTGAATTTTGTCAATTCCATTCTGACCAGTATTATTACCAGACGGCGGGAGTTCGCCATGCTTCAGAGCATCGGTATGACCGGAAGCCAGTTGACAAAAATGCTCTGTCTGGAGGGGCTTTATTATGCCCTTGGAACTATGCTGTTTTCCCTGGTTCTTGGCATTCTGTTCTCTTCCATTATCCTTCGTGGAGTTACCGCGTCCCTGTGGTTTTTCTCCTACCACTTTATCATTACACCGCTGCTCATCACCTACCCCATCCTTTTAGCCTTATCTGTGCTGATTCCGGTTATTTCCTACCGGAGCACCGTTAAACAGAGCATTGTGGAGCGGCTGCGCGAAGCAGAATAA
- a CDS encoding ABC transporter ATP-binding protein: MIILQTKQLKKYYGTGETNVKALDGVSLEIEEGSFSAIVGTSGSGKSTLLHMLGGLDRPTSGSVMVDGKNIFDLKDDALTIFRRRKIGFVFQNYNLVPVLNVYENIVLPIELDGHTVDKKYVSRIIDILGLKSKLYSLPSQLSGGQQQRIAIARALASKPAIILADEPTGNLDSKTSLDVLGLLKITSEHFHQTIVMITHNEEIAQTADRIIHIEDGQITGGGRYA; encoded by the coding sequence ATGATCATTTTACAGACAAAACAGCTAAAAAAATATTACGGTACAGGTGAAACCAATGTGAAGGCCCTTGACGGTGTGTCCCTTGAAATAGAAGAGGGCTCATTTTCAGCCATTGTCGGCACCTCAGGCAGTGGGAAATCCACACTTTTACATATGCTTGGCGGACTGGACCGCCCTACATCAGGCTCTGTAATGGTAGATGGCAAAAACATCTTTGATTTGAAGGATGATGCCCTGACCATTTTCAGACGCCGCAAAATTGGATTTGTATTTCAAAACTACAACCTGGTGCCAGTCCTCAATGTTTATGAAAATATCGTCCTGCCCATCGAGCTGGACGGCCATACAGTTGACAAAAAATACGTAAGCAGAATCATTGATATCCTCGGGCTTAAAAGCAAGCTTTACAGCCTTCCGAGCCAGCTTTCCGGCGGCCAGCAGCAGCGCATCGCCATTGCCCGGGCCCTTGCCTCTAAGCCGGCCATTATCCTGGCCGACGAACCCACCGGTAATCTGGATTCCAAAACCAGTCTGGATGTTCTGGGTCTTTTAAAAATCACCAGCGAGCACTTTCATCAGACCATTGTGATGATCACTCACAATGAGGAAATCGCTCAGACGGCAGACCGGATCATCCACATCGAGGATGGTCAGATCACAGGTGGTGGCCGCTATGCTTAA
- a CDS encoding sensor histidine kinase produces the protein MNTAAILISISAILLGGFFILCLFRLNRTLTRLDQMLDSALEGTFEENAFDESRLSAIETKLHHFLSASRARSSRTVSERDQVQTLIGDISHQTKTPIANLRLYSDLLAEQTDLPESAQPLADEIGRQSAKLDFLIQSLIKASRLENGIVQVSPEASAIDTLSENVALGVLKKAQNRSVALTVDVPQGLSACFDPKWTAEALYNIMDNAIKYTPQGGKVRVTVQAYELFCRIDISDTGIGISEDEIPKIFSRFYRSSAVSQEEGVGIGLYLSREIITMQGGYIKVSSEHDKGSCFSVFLPRSFQNENESSVF, from the coding sequence ATGAACACAGCCGCTATCCTTATTTCAATATCGGCCATTCTCCTCGGTGGGTTCTTTATTCTTTGCCTGTTCCGCTTAAACCGGACGCTTACCCGTCTGGACCAAATGCTTGACAGCGCTCTTGAGGGCACCTTTGAGGAAAATGCTTTTGACGAAAGCCGCCTCTCAGCCATTGAAACAAAGCTCCATCATTTCCTAAGCGCCAGCCGTGCCCGCAGCAGCCGCACTGTATCTGAGCGGGATCAGGTCCAGACCCTTATCGGCGATATTTCCCACCAGACAAAAACGCCCATTGCCAACCTGAGGCTTTATTCAGACTTGCTGGCAGAACAGACAGACCTTCCAGAATCTGCCCAGCCGCTGGCAGATGAGATTGGCCGGCAGAGCGCAAAGCTTGATTTTCTGATCCAGTCACTGATCAAGGCCTCCCGGCTTGAAAACGGCATCGTACAGGTTTCACCCGAAGCCTCAGCCATTGATACGCTTTCAGAAAACGTCGCGCTAGGGGTGTTAAAAAAAGCTCAAAACCGTTCTGTCGCACTTACTGTAGATGTTCCGCAAGGCCTGTCCGCCTGTTTTGATCCAAAATGGACAGCAGAGGCTCTTTATAATATTATGGACAACGCAATCAAGTACACCCCGCAAGGCGGAAAGGTCCGCGTCACCGTGCAGGCCTATGAATTGTTCTGCCGAATCGACATCTCGGATACTGGAATCGGTATTTCCGAAGACGAAATACCCAAGATTTTCAGCCGCTTCTACCGTTCCTCCGCAGTCAGCCAGGAAGAGGGCGTCGGCATTGGCCTTTACCTCTCCCGGGAGATTATCACCATGCAGGGCGGCTATATCAAGGTTTCCTCCGAACATGATAAAGGTTCCTGCTTCTCTGTTTTTCTGCCACGCTCTTTTCAGAACGAAAATGAATCTTCTGTCTTTTAA
- a CDS encoding response regulator transcription factor, giving the protein MTDKPSKILIVEDDLALNQGLVLSLKNDSYTTLPVFSIKEAREQLANSIFDLIVLDVNLPDGNGLELCQEIRRRSAVPIIFLTANDMEMDVVVGLESGGDDYITKPFSLAILRARIAALLRRSLSESPDRIKIDAFTFDFDQMVFLKGEDELTLSKTEQKLLKLLLTNRGSTVTRALLLEKVWGDSMDFVDENALSVTIRRLRRKLEDNSSKPVYIQTVYGLGYTWAVK; this is encoded by the coding sequence ATGACTGACAAACCATCAAAAATACTCATCGTTGAGGATGATCTCGCCCTGAACCAGGGACTTGTGCTGTCCTTAAAAAACGATTCTTATACCACGCTTCCGGTCTTTTCTATTAAGGAGGCCAGAGAACAGCTGGCGAATAGTATCTTTGACCTGATCGTTCTGGATGTAAACCTGCCTGACGGCAATGGGCTGGAGCTGTGCCAGGAGATACGGCGCCGTTCTGCTGTTCCCATTATCTTTCTGACCGCCAACGATATGGAAATGGACGTGGTCGTCGGCCTTGAAAGCGGTGGAGACGACTATATCACAAAACCCTTCAGCCTGGCGATTCTGCGTGCCCGCATCGCCGCCCTACTGCGCCGCAGCCTGAGCGAAAGCCCAGATCGCATAAAAATTGACGCCTTTACTTTTGATTTTGACCAAATGGTCTTTTTAAAGGGCGAAGATGAGCTGACGCTCAGCAAAACAGAGCAGAAGCTGTTAAAGCTGCTGCTGACAAACCGCGGCAGCACAGTTACCAGAGCGCTGCTGCTGGAAAAGGTCTGGGGCGACAGCATGGACTTTGTGGATGAAAACGCCCTTTCTGTAACCATACGCCGTCTGCGCCGCAAGCTCGAGGACAATTCCTCAAAGCCAGTGTATATCCAGACGGTCTACGGCCTAGGGTATACCTGGGCGGTGAAGTAA
- a CDS encoding SPL family radical SAM protein produces the protein METIPAKTLVTKNKNTAWFGTEYSMNIYRGCCHGCIYCDSRSECYQNTDFDTVKKKQDALRLIARDLKSKKKKGVVGTGAMSDPYNPFERRECLTREALKLIDHYGFGVAIATKGSLVTRDIDLLSCIQSHSPVICKVTITAADDVLSGIVEPGAPPSSERFEAVKALSDAGIYTGILLMPVLPFIEDSTENIRSIVEQGEKCGARFIYPGFGVTLRDVQRDYYFNQLDQHFPGFRQKYMRQYGNAYSCGASRAHELYTFLKTSCGQAGLSFRMKDIIKDYKGRYQCEQLSFLR, from the coding sequence ATGGAAACAATACCGGCCAAAACACTGGTCACCAAGAATAAAAATACTGCCTGGTTCGGAACAGAATACAGCATGAATATTTACAGGGGCTGCTGCCACGGCTGCATTTACTGTGACAGCCGCAGCGAATGCTACCAGAATACGGATTTTGACACGGTAAAGAAAAAGCAGGATGCCCTCAGGCTCATCGCCCGTGACCTTAAAAGTAAAAAGAAAAAAGGCGTGGTAGGTACCGGCGCCATGAGCGATCCCTACAACCCTTTTGAGAGAAGGGAGTGCCTGACCAGGGAAGCGCTCAAGCTCATTGACCACTATGGCTTTGGCGTGGCCATCGCGACCAAAGGGAGCCTTGTCACACGGGATATTGATCTGCTGTCCTGTATCCAGAGCCATTCCCCGGTTATCTGTAAGGTTACAATCACAGCAGCGGACGATGTGTTGAGCGGTATTGTCGAGCCTGGGGCGCCGCCAAGCAGCGAGCGGTTTGAGGCAGTGAAGGCCCTCTCAGACGCCGGTATCTATACCGGCATTTTGCTGATGCCGGTCCTTCCCTTTATTGAGGACAGCACAGAAAATATTCGGTCGATTGTGGAACAGGGGGAAAAGTGCGGCGCACGTTTTATTTATCCCGGTTTTGGCGTTACTCTGAGAGATGTCCAGAGAGACTATTATTTTAATCAGCTGGACCAGCATTTTCCCGGATTCCGGCAAAAGTATATGCGTCAATACGGCAACGCCTACAGCTGCGGGGCTTCCAGAGCGCACGAACTTTACACGTTTTTAAAAACTAGCTGCGGTCAGGCGGGCCTCAGTTTCAGAATGAAGGATATTATCAAAGACTACAAAGGCCGATATCAATGTGAACAACTGTCATTTCTGAGATGA